The following coding sequences are from one Patescibacteria group bacterium window:
- a CDS encoding SDR family oxidoreductase — MKEKVVLITGCSRGLGEFLAEKLSGVGFIVYAGVKGEDDVKALQKDWKDSFSNVFPLNIDITNDDSCGRAVKKIISKEKRLDVLINNAGITLVGLTQSFSVQDYLNILNINAVGAFRLIKEVIPQMKRQKFGRIINITSLNGSISLPNFGLYSSSKFALEGLSLAWRHELPEGIWITNIAPGAIAKGKNDQEKKLPHVPAREKFWAIKTLMPMVSQEKIAKTIVKVVEDSNPPARILLGNDAHITTLLHRFLPAKIWEVLLDFVTKK, encoded by the coding sequence ATGAAAGAAAAAGTAGTCTTAATCACCGGTTGTTCCCGAGGACTGGGGGAGTTTTTGGCAGAAAAACTTTCCGGGGTGGGTTTTATTGTTTATGCTGGGGTAAAGGGGGAGGATGATGTAAAAGCGCTTCAAAAAGATTGGAAAGATTCCTTTAGCAATGTTTTTCCACTTAATATTGATATCACAAATGACGATAGTTGTGGGCGGGCTGTTAAAAAAATAATCTCCAAGGAAAAACGCTTGGATGTTTTGATCAACAATGCAGGAATTACTTTAGTCGGTCTAACGCAATCATTTAGTGTTCAAGACTATTTAAACATTTTAAATATTAATGCCGTTGGTGCCTTTCGGCTCATTAAGGAGGTAATTCCGCAGATGAAACGGCAAAAATTTGGTCGCATTATTAATATTACTTCGTTAAATGGGTCGATTTCTTTACCCAATTTCGGTCTTTATAGCTCCTCAAAATTTGCCTTGGAGGGTTTGTCTTTAGCTTGGCGACACGAGCTTCCCGAAGGAATTTGGATAACAAATATCGCGCCAGGAGCAATTGCTAAAGGAAAAAACGATCAAGAAAAAAAGCTTCCTCATGTTCCGGCTCGAGAAAAGTTTTGGGCTATAAAAACATTAATGCCCATGGTTTCCCAAGAAAAGATTGCCAAAACTATTGTAAAGGTGGTAGAAGATAGTAACCCCCCAGCTAGAATTTTATTGGGAAATGATGCGCATATTACGACCCTCTTGCACAGGTTTCTTCCCGCCAAAATTTGGGAAGTATTACTAGATTTTGTTACCAAGAAATGA